One segment of Alkaliphilus flagellatus DNA contains the following:
- a CDS encoding sigma-54-dependent Fis family transcriptional regulator, whose protein sequence is MDLRKIVSSVQNISEAISSVIKVDVTVVDNKLNRIAGTGCYKWRIGETVSNNSVFGFALRQGESFIIENPGKHSACLRCDNIRDCNEYAEVCCPIKIENHIVGVIGLIAFEEDQRSAIVSNQKNLIKFLDKMADLISSKLLEQENTDKIKLLARELEIVLNSVDKGIIAVDNIGQVLRYNKKAIQLFKIDENIADKMNISDFIGDFDFTLLVNECVGVKNIEFIYNTAKHRFRGVFDANIINLENKNFGFLFTFSNLSEVLNIVNDITTGNIMTNFKDIIGNSMSFKNVKLKAERAARSTSTILIQGESGTGKELFARAIHLHSYQNNGPFIAINCAAIPEQLLESELFGYEEGAFTGAIRGGKAGKFELANKGTIFLDEIGDMPLHLQTKLLRVLQDHVIEKVGGKELIPIDVRIIAATNKDLEKKVLDGEFRQDLFYRINVIPINIPPLRYRLDDIFILVEYLLGKCNDKLGKHINQVDENVFNIFMNYQWPGNVRELENTIEYAVNMCTTNIIEEKDLPNRLIRQNRMGDKSCFEGITPIKELEKKEIEKALLYFQNRNQSINCAAKALGMSRATLYRKIKEYEIKII, encoded by the coding sequence ATGGATTTAAGAAAAATTGTATCCAGTGTTCAAAATATTTCAGAAGCAATATCTAGTGTTATAAAAGTAGATGTAACGGTTGTTGACAATAAGCTCAATAGGATTGCTGGTACAGGCTGTTATAAGTGGAGAATTGGGGAGACAGTAAGTAATAACTCTGTTTTTGGATTTGCACTAAGGCAAGGAGAAAGTTTTATTATAGAAAATCCAGGGAAGCATAGTGCGTGTTTAAGGTGTGATAATATAAGAGATTGCAATGAGTATGCAGAGGTTTGTTGTCCTATTAAGATAGAAAATCATATAGTTGGTGTTATTGGATTAATTGCATTTGAGGAAGATCAAAGAAGTGCTATTGTTAGTAATCAGAAAAATCTAATTAAGTTTTTAGACAAGATGGCAGACTTGATTTCATCTAAGCTTTTAGAACAAGAAAATACGGATAAAATTAAGCTCTTAGCAAGGGAGTTAGAAATTGTACTAAATTCTGTAGATAAAGGAATTATAGCTGTTGACAATATTGGTCAGGTACTGCGTTATAATAAAAAGGCAATTCAATTATTTAAAATTGACGAAAATATTGCTGATAAAATGAATATTAGTGATTTTATTGGAGATTTTGATTTTACATTACTAGTAAATGAATGTGTAGGAGTAAAGAATATTGAATTTATATATAACACAGCCAAACATCGTTTTAGAGGTGTTTTTGATGCTAATATTATTAATTTAGAAAATAAAAATTTTGGCTTCTTGTTTACCTTTAGTAATCTTTCTGAAGTATTAAACATTGTAAACGATATTACTACTGGAAATATTATGACTAACTTTAAGGATATTATAGGAAATAGTATGTCATTTAAGAATGTAAAGCTTAAGGCAGAAAGAGCTGCAAGATCAACTTCTACTATATTAATTCAAGGTGAAAGCGGAACTGGAAAAGAGTTATTTGCAAGAGCAATACATTTACATAGTTATCAGAATAATGGGCCATTTATTGCTATAAATTGTGCTGCAATTCCAGAACAACTTTTGGAAAGTGAACTTTTTGGATATGAGGAAGGAGCATTTACAGGTGCTATAAGAGGAGGTAAGGCCGGGAAATTTGAATTGGCCAATAAAGGAACTATTTTTCTTGATGAGATAGGAGATATGCCTCTACATTTACAAACTAAGCTTTTAAGGGTACTACAAGACCATGTGATAGAAAAGGTAGGGGGCAAAGAACTTATACCAATAGATGTAAGAATAATCGCAGCAACTAATAAGGATCTGGAAAAAAAGGTTTTAGACGGAGAATTTAGACAAGATTTATTTTATAGAATTAATGTTATACCTATTAATATTCCACCCCTTAGATATAGATTGGACGATATATTTATATTGGTCGAATATTTATTGGGAAAATGCAATGATAAGTTAGGAAAACACATTAATCAAGTTGATGAAAATGTATTTAATATTTTTATGAATTATCAGTGGCCAGGAAATGTAAGAGAGTTAGAAAATACTATAGAATATGCTGTTAATATGTGTACTACTAATATTATAGAAGAAAAAGACTTGCCTAATAGGTTAATAAGACAAAATAGGATGGGAGATAAGAGTTGTTTTGAGGGCATAACTCCTATTAAAGAATTAGAAAAAAAAGAAATTGAAAAGGCACTTCTATATTTCCAAAATAGAAATCAGTCTATTAACTGTGCAGCAAAGGCACTGGGTATGAGTAGGGCAACCCTATATAGAAAGATAAAAGAATATGAAATAAAGATAATATAA
- a CDS encoding YibE/F family protein: MKKFILILVALLIIISPSTFSYAEGEIGTTEQVQSELVKAKILNVEQLENDPDNPIFTKLMMVKVEILNGEYKGEQFEIPHNLTGSYGYDIDVEPGDKVLVTVEKIEDGSVEVYISEHLRDTYVYIVAAIFVALILIIGRVKGLKTIITLILTILLVLKGLLPGLLAGYNPILLTIGIALIITVVTILTVSGMNRKSYAAIIGVLGGVFVAGLIAYVIGSKVKLTGLSSEEAVMLMYIPQGIKFDFKGLLFAGIIMGALGAVMDVGMSISSSMEEIRNADPTMSTKTLIMSGMNVGKDIMGTMANTLILAYTGSSIPLLLLFTAYEEDFTKIINLDIIATEIIRAFAGSIGLILCIPVTALVAGVLMGKHETAEENITDMDKI; this comes from the coding sequence TTGAAAAAATTTATTTTAATATTGGTCGCATTATTGATAATTATAAGTCCTAGTACCTTTAGTTATGCAGAGGGTGAAATAGGAACTACAGAGCAAGTTCAGTCAGAACTGGTAAAGGCAAAGATTTTAAATGTTGAACAATTAGAAAATGATCCTGATAATCCAATTTTTACAAAGCTTATGATGGTAAAAGTTGAAATATTAAACGGTGAATATAAAGGAGAACAATTTGAAATACCTCATAATTTAACTGGAAGTTATGGATATGACATTGATGTAGAACCAGGAGATAAAGTATTAGTTACAGTTGAAAAGATAGAGGATGGTAGTGTAGAGGTATATATTTCTGAACACTTAAGGGATACATATGTTTACATTGTCGCCGCAATATTTGTTGCTCTAATATTAATTATTGGTAGAGTAAAGGGCTTAAAAACAATAATTACTCTAATACTAACTATTTTATTAGTATTAAAGGGATTATTACCAGGATTACTAGCAGGCTATAATCCTATATTATTAACAATTGGTATAGCCCTTATTATTACAGTTGTAACAATTTTAACTGTTAGTGGTATGAATAGAAAAAGCTATGCGGCAATTATTGGAGTGCTAGGCGGAGTTTTTGTAGCAGGTTTAATTGCTTATGTTATAGGTTCGAAAGTTAAGCTTACAGGATTATCTAGCGAAGAAGCGGTAATGTTAATGTATATACCACAAGGAATAAAGTTTGATTTTAAAGGACTATTATTTGCTGGTATTATTATGGGTGCTTTAGGGGCAGTTATGGATGTAGGTATGTCGATTTCTTCATCTATGGAGGAGATTAGAAATGCAGATCCTACTATGTCAACAAAGACTTTAATAATGTCTGGTATGAATGTAGGTAAGGATATTATGGGTACTATGGCTAATACTCTTATATTAGCTTATACAGGAAGTTCTATCCCATTATTGCTACTGTTTACTGCTTATGAAGAAGACTTTACTAAAATTATTAATCTAGATATTATAGCTACAGAAATTATACGTGCATTTGCAGGTAGTATAGGACTTATTTTATGTATCCCAGTAACTGCATTAGTAGCAGGAGTGTTAATGGGAAAACATGAAACTGCTGAAGAAAATATAACTGATATGGATAAGATATAG
- a CDS encoding sensor histidine kinase, translating to MFNKLKSRLILLIMGGSIFAIVLVSFITNVTLFNQFDIYMATKQDKKIDAVVDMIYEAYIADGSWSNNVLHYINLSPLTSDFDIVIKDSKDNIIFEDVLDDTMISHHNRMMQRMGHGMMRKNYSNSMDELAKNEDYVKTSYTLNVDNNKIGTVDIGYVGPFYVSESDVIFTEGINRSIFYAALISILASIILGLYSSKVFSKPILKITKVANDIRDGKLDTKVDENNNIIELRELSKSINHLSKSLGEQELLRKRLTSDISHELRTPLTVLQSHIEAIIDGVWEPTEERLNVCKNEVVRLIKLVEELKYLTDIDNRKIILENKSYNLSREIIEVVEGFKSQFIEKEITLNSNIMEDVFLVGDRDKIKQVIINLLSNALKFTNTGGRVEVGLEDNGNEVVITVNDNGIGVDKKDIPYLFERLYRSDISRNRKTGGTGIGLTITKSLIEEHGGRIEVESEKDRGTKVIVKLPKKVK from the coding sequence ATGTTTAATAAACTTAAGTCTAGACTTATTTTGCTTATTATGGGTGGATCAATATTTGCTATTGTATTGGTGAGTTTTATTACTAACGTTACACTATTTAATCAGTTTGATATATACATGGCTACGAAACAGGATAAAAAAATAGATGCAGTAGTTGATATGATCTATGAAGCATATATTGCAGATGGTTCTTGGTCAAATAATGTTCTACACTATATTAACTTATCTCCTTTAACTAGTGACTTTGATATTGTAATTAAGGATAGTAAAGATAATATTATTTTTGAAGATGTTTTAGATGATACAATGATAAGTCATCATAATCGAATGATGCAAAGAATGGGACATGGGATGATGAGGAAAAATTATTCTAATAGTATGGATGAGTTAGCGAAAAATGAGGATTATGTTAAGACAAGTTATACATTAAATGTGGATAATAATAAAATAGGAACTGTTGATATTGGCTATGTAGGCCCTTTTTATGTATCTGAAAGTGATGTTATCTTTACAGAAGGAATCAATAGATCTATATTTTATGCAGCACTTATTTCAATTTTAGCTTCTATTATTTTAGGACTTTATTCATCAAAAGTTTTTTCAAAGCCTATTCTAAAAATAACTAAGGTAGCAAATGATATACGTGATGGTAAATTGGATACTAAGGTGGATGAGAATAACAATATTATTGAGTTAAGAGAACTGTCTAAATCTATAAACCATCTTTCAAAGTCCTTAGGTGAACAAGAATTATTAAGAAAAAGGTTGACTTCTGATATTTCGCATGAATTAAGAACGCCTCTAACCGTACTACAAAGCCATATTGAAGCTATAATTGATGGCGTGTGGGAACCTACTGAAGAAAGGTTAAATGTTTGTAAAAATGAGGTTGTACGTCTAATTAAACTTGTTGAAGAACTTAAATATTTAACTGATATAGATAATCGTAAAATTATATTAGAAAATAAAAGTTATAATTTGTCTAGAGAAATAATAGAAGTTGTTGAAGGTTTTAAGTCACAATTTATAGAAAAGGAAATTACTTTAAATAGTAATATAATGGAGGATGTTTTTTTAGTAGGAGATCGGGATAAAATTAAACAAGTAATTATTAATCTACTCTCAAATGCATTAAAGTTTACTAATACAGGTGGTAGAGTGGAGGTTGGATTAGAGGATAATGGAAATGAGGTAGTTATTACAGTTAATGATAATGGTATTGGCGTAGATAAAAAGGATATACCTTATTTATTTGAAAGATTATATAGAAGTGATATTTCTAGAAATAGAAAAACTGGAGGTACGGGCATAGGTCTTACTATTACTAAATCGTTAATAGAGGAACATGGTGGTAGAATTGAAGTGGAAAGTGAGAAGGATAGGGGAACTAAAGTTATAGTTAAGTTACCCAAAAAAGTAAAATAG